In one Candidatus Neomarinimicrobiota bacterium genomic region, the following are encoded:
- the uvrB gene encoding excinuclease ABC subunit UvrB → MMALFEIESNFNPSGDQPNAIKELTSALKSGNAHNTLLGVTGSGKTFSMAHVIKNLGLPTLVISHNKTLAAQLFGEFKSLFPKNAVEFFISYYDYYQPEAYLPVTDTFIEKDSSVNEEIDKLRLRTTSALMERKDVIVVSSVSCIYGIGSPKDFSDMCVILNKGEEIDRRKVLMSLVNIHYLRNDAVLERGNFRVRGDVIEVFPAYDDHPVRIELFGDEIENISTIDALTGEILNEKDRTVVYPAKHFVTPEEKMKAAIVEIEEELSLRLEELRAENKLVEEQRLEQRTRYDIEMIQELGYCSGIENYSRIIAGRKPGAPPETLLDYFPDDFLVMVDESHVTLPQVRGMFNGDRARKEVLVDYGFRLPSALDNRPLKFDEFMSKIKRFVYVSATPGEYELEKSAGVIIEQLVRPTGLLDPEIEVLPTKGQIDHLVASIRERVESGERVLVITLTKRMSEDLTDYLTEIKINVRYLHSEIGALERVKILRDLRLNKFDVLVGINLLREGLDLPEVSLVAILDADKEGFLRSEVSLMQTAGRAARNVSGKVLFYADRITNSMQKVIDETNRRRKKQAEFNKKHGIIPKTIVKSDEQVMRTTAVADSYSGISKERRLSSISEKYSDQLDKLDFLDILRKEMTSAAEKLDFEIAAELRDEIKKIEDEIGAAA, encoded by the coding sequence ATAATGGCACTGTTTGAAATAGAATCGAATTTTAACCCGAGCGGTGATCAACCCAACGCGATAAAGGAACTAACATCCGCTCTCAAGTCGGGAAATGCCCACAACACCCTTCTCGGCGTCACCGGAAGCGGAAAAACCTTTTCAATGGCACATGTGATTAAAAATTTAGGGCTTCCCACGCTGGTCATCTCACATAACAAAACTCTTGCCGCACAGCTCTTCGGAGAATTCAAATCGCTATTCCCGAAAAATGCTGTTGAATTCTTTATATCATATTACGACTATTACCAACCGGAAGCGTATCTACCCGTTACTGACACTTTTATCGAAAAAGATTCTTCGGTAAATGAAGAGATAGACAAGCTTCGGCTTCGGACGACAAGCGCATTGATGGAGCGAAAGGATGTGATCGTAGTCTCTTCAGTTTCATGTATATACGGAATCGGGTCGCCAAAGGACTTCAGTGATATGTGCGTCATTCTGAACAAAGGCGAAGAAATTGATCGTCGCAAGGTTCTGATGAGTTTGGTAAATATCCACTACTTGAGAAATGACGCGGTGCTCGAAAGGGGCAACTTCAGGGTCAGAGGGGACGTGATAGAGGTATTTCCCGCTTACGATGATCATCCTGTCAGAATCGAGTTGTTTGGAGACGAGATCGAAAACATCTCCACGATCGACGCGCTGACGGGTGAAATATTGAATGAAAAGGATAGAACGGTGGTCTATCCCGCTAAACACTTTGTAACACCCGAGGAGAAAATGAAAGCCGCTATCGTCGAAATTGAAGAAGAGCTTTCACTCCGGCTTGAAGAGCTCAGAGCAGAAAATAAGCTGGTTGAAGAGCAAAGACTTGAGCAGAGGACGCGGTATGATATTGAGATGATCCAGGAGTTGGGATATTGCTCCGGTATTGAAAATTACTCAAGAATTATAGCCGGCAGAAAACCGGGTGCTCCGCCGGAAACTCTATTGGATTATTTTCCTGATGATTTTCTGGTGATGGTCGATGAGTCCCATGTAACATTACCTCAGGTCAGAGGTATGTTCAATGGGGACAGGGCTCGAAAGGAAGTGCTCGTCGATTATGGGTTCAGGCTTCCGTCAGCATTGGACAACAGGCCTCTGAAATTTGATGAGTTTATGTCCAAGATCAAACGTTTCGTGTACGTATCCGCTACACCGGGAGAATATGAATTAGAAAAGAGCGCGGGAGTTATTATCGAGCAGTTGGTGCGTCCTACCGGTTTGCTCGATCCCGAAATTGAGGTATTACCGACTAAGGGGCAGATCGATCACCTCGTAGCGAGTATCAGAGAGAGAGTGGAATCGGGAGAAAGAGTTCTGGTTATTACCTTAACGAAAAGAATGTCGGAGGATTTGACAGATTATCTTACCGAAATAAAAATTAACGTCCGATATTTACATTCGGAAATCGGAGCGTTGGAAAGGGTAAAAATATTAAGAGATTTGCGGTTAAATAAATTTGACGTACTTGTTGGAATAAATCTTCTGCGAGAGGGTCTCGACCTTCCCGAGGTGTCTCTTGTTGCGATACTTGATGCGGATAAGGAAGGTTTTTTAAGATCGGAAGTTTCTCTGATGCAAACGGCTGGCAGGGCAGCGAGAAACGTGTCAGGCAAGGTATTGTTTTACGCCGACAGAATTACCAATTCTATGCAGAAGGTAATTGACGAAACTAATCGAAGAAGAAAAAAACAGGCGGAATTCAATAAAAAGCACGGCATCATTCCCAAAACTATAGTAAAGAGTGATGAACAAGTAATGCGTACGACCGCAGTGGCGGATTCGTATTCAGGTATTTCTAAAGAGAGAAGATTGAGCTCGATTTCGGAGAAATATTCAGATCAACTGGATAAACTCGACTTTTTGGACATACTACGAAAAGAGATGACATCGGCTGCGGAAAAATTAGATTTCGAAATCGCCGCGGAACTGAGGGATGAAATAAAAAAGATAGAAGACGAAATAGGAGCCGCTGCTTGA
- a CDS encoding LptE family protein, whose product MSVVFISCGPYSFSGSSVPGHIKSVAIPLFENETAEFGIKEKVTDALLDNFIKENILQIADKKNADSIIQGTITRVSDAPYTFDENEDVQEFRVSISIDIVWYDQIKNVDLFEGGIIGWGVYSASSPEERADGLDQAVERLVTEIINQTLSGW is encoded by the coding sequence ATGTCAGTCGTGTTTATCTCCTGCGGCCCATATTCGTTTTCCGGTTCCTCAGTACCGGGGCATATTAAATCTGTCGCTATACCGCTATTCGAAAACGAAACGGCAGAATTCGGAATAAAAGAAAAAGTAACCGATGCCCTTCTTGATAATTTTATCAAAGAAAATATCCTCCAGATTGCGGATAAAAAAAATGCAGATTCAATCATACAGGGGACAATAACAAGAGTATCGGACGCGCCCTATACTTTTGATGAGAACGAAGACGTGCAGGAATTCAGGGTAAGTATTTCAATAGATATCGTCTGGTACGATCAGATTAAAAATGTTGATCTCTTTGAGGGTGGAATTATTGGATGGGGTGTATATTCAGCTTCGTCTCCTGAGGAGCGTGCAGACGGCTTGGATCAAGCTGTGGAAAGATTGGTTACGGAGATAATAAACCAAACACTCTCCGGATGGTAA
- the rimO gene encoding 30S ribosomal protein S12 methylthiotransferase RimO, producing MTKNVKIVTLGCPKNEVDSEVMGNGIQRAGFNIVENAEEADVIIINTCGFIEEARENSIEAILDAADIKKNGHASELLVAGCMSQRYESELRKELPEVDAFFGVEDFRNILTHLGGTEAAHFARPGRRLLNETKYYAYLKIAEGCDNECSFCAIPSMRGLQKSRSVESLVEETEKLLSKGVKEIILISQDLTTYGWDLKSNGDGNVRIHDLVREISGVKGVGWVRLMYVHPAHLTKELRNVIKEEEKVCNYIDMPIQHIADRILKSMKRGSDGNTIKRLIEDLRNRDDEVALRTSLIVGYPGETDEEFQQLYDFVSETEFDRLGVFTYSHEENTTAGFMQDDVPKAVKIERMDGIMLLQQEISQRKNRMMLNGTFNVLIDEYKNKSGVSIGRTFKDAPEIDNIVVVDEKIDPGRFVDVQITSTDVYEVRGVLA from the coding sequence ATGACTAAAAACGTAAAGATAGTAACTCTCGGCTGTCCGAAGAACGAAGTGGATTCCGAAGTTATGGGTAACGGTATTCAGAGAGCCGGATTCAACATTGTGGAAAATGCGGAAGAAGCGGACGTAATCATCATAAATACGTGCGGGTTTATCGAAGAAGCGAGAGAGAATTCGATTGAAGCAATACTTGATGCGGCAGACATAAAGAAAAACGGGCATGCGTCTGAACTCCTTGTCGCCGGATGTATGTCGCAGCGTTATGAATCCGAATTGAGAAAAGAGTTACCGGAGGTAGACGCTTTTTTCGGAGTAGAAGATTTCCGGAATATATTGACTCATTTAGGAGGTACCGAGGCTGCTCACTTTGCCCGTCCCGGCAGGAGGCTCCTGAACGAGACGAAATACTACGCATATCTCAAGATTGCCGAGGGATGCGATAACGAGTGCAGTTTCTGCGCCATACCCTCAATGCGGGGGTTACAAAAGAGCAGGAGCGTCGAATCACTCGTCGAAGAAACTGAAAAATTATTGTCAAAGGGGGTTAAAGAGATAATTCTTATCTCACAGGACCTCACTACTTACGGATGGGACTTAAAATCAAATGGAGACGGGAACGTAAGGATACATGATCTCGTTCGTGAAATATCCGGTGTCAAAGGCGTGGGATGGGTGAGGCTAATGTACGTTCATCCGGCTCACCTGACAAAGGAACTTCGAAATGTTATTAAAGAAGAGGAGAAGGTGTGCAATTATATCGATATGCCGATACAGCACATAGCCGATCGAATACTTAAATCTATGAAACGGGGCAGTGATGGAAATACCATTAAACGGTTAATTGAAGATCTGCGTAATAGGGATGATGAAGTAGCGCTGAGGACTTCACTGATAGTGGGATATCCGGGAGAGACTGATGAGGAGTTTCAGCAACTTTATGACTTTGTTTCAGAAACAGAATTTGACAGACTTGGAGTATTCACGTATTCTCATGAAGAAAATACAACTGCGGGATTCATGCAGGATGACGTGCCAAAGGCGGTTAAAATAGAGAGAATGGACGGCATAATGCTGCTCCAGCAGGAAATATCGCAAAGAAAAAATAGAATGATGTTGAACGGAACGTTCAATGTGTTGATAGATGAGTATAAAAACAAGAGTGGAGTTTCAATCGGAAGAACGTTTAAAGACGCACCGGAGATTGACAATATTGTGGTGGTTGATGAGAAGATAGACCCGGGCAGATTTGTCGATGTGCAAATCACCTCTACAGATGTTTATGAAGTAAGAGGAGTCCTGGCTTAA
- a CDS encoding NAD-dependent epimerase/dehydratase family protein, with the protein MNILVTGGAGFIGSHIVDKYVELGHNVEVIDDMSKGKEVNKRDDVVYHEMDIRSKEVSRIFDKGNFDVINHHAAQMDIRKSVDNPAEDADINIIGSLNLINNCVRKGVKQIIFASTGGAIYGEQSEYPAPEDHDTNPVSPYGVSKLSLEKYLHYFNVEYGLNFNVLRYSNVYGPRQNPDGEAGVIAIFALKLLKNEDVVINGDGKQTRDYTYIDDIVRLNAKVLGADDNSIVNAGRGVEIDVNELYEILSKKTDSTRHATHGPAVSGEQRRSSIASDRAERLYGWKAEIEIEEGIERTVEFFKRYIKNGGNAR; encoded by the coding sequence ATGAATATCCTCGTTACGGGCGGAGCGGGATTCATAGGGTCTCATATTGTGGATAAATATGTTGAACTCGGACATAACGTTGAGGTCATTGATGATATGTCAAAAGGAAAAGAAGTAAACAAGAGAGACGACGTTGTTTACCATGAAATGGACATCCGGTCTAAGGAAGTTTCGAGAATATTTGACAAGGGTAATTTTGACGTAATTAATCATCATGCAGCGCAAATGGATATACGGAAATCGGTGGATAACCCGGCCGAGGACGCTGATATAAACATAATCGGGAGTCTGAACCTTATCAATAATTGCGTAAGAAAAGGAGTCAAGCAGATAATATTCGCTTCCACAGGCGGAGCGATATACGGAGAACAGTCTGAATATCCTGCACCGGAAGATCATGATACCAATCCGGTATCACCTTACGGCGTTTCAAAACTATCGCTCGAAAAATACCTACACTATTTTAATGTCGAGTACGGTTTGAATTTCAACGTTCTCCGCTATTCAAATGTTTACGGTCCGCGCCAGAATCCCGATGGAGAGGCGGGGGTAATCGCCATATTTGCGTTGAAATTACTAAAAAATGAAGATGTAGTGATTAACGGTGACGGGAAACAAACCCGTGATTACACCTACATAGATGATATTGTGCGACTGAATGCAAAGGTTTTGGGCGCTGATGATAACTCAATTGTCAATGCGGGAAGAGGAGTTGAAATTGACGTCAATGAACTCTATGAGATTCTAAGCAAAAAGACCGATTCAACAAGGCATGCGACTCATGGTCCTGCAGTGTCCGGGGAACAGCGGCGAAGTAGTATTGCATCGGATAGGGCAGAGAGACTATATGGCTGGAAAGCCGAAATTGAAATTGAAGAGGGAATTGAAAGAACTGTCGAATTTTTCAAGCGATACATTAAGAACGGTGGTAACGCAAGATGA
- the purD gene encoding phosphoribosylamine--glycine ligase, protein MKILVIGSGGREHALVWKIAQDDRVEKIYCAPGNPGMKDVELLDIKTTDIESLITAVKTEHIDFTVVGPEQPLVDGIVDSFESEGLKIFGPSAEASQLEGSKYFAKRFMERYSIPTSNYAYFDNAEEALQYINQETIPCVVKASGLAAGKGAVICNKIEEAKDCIDSMMIRKDFGKSGDMVLIEELMIGEEASILAISDGENYVILPSSQDHKRVYDNDEGPNTGGMGAYSPAPVISEEMLSEIESKIIEPTIRGMAQDGTPFKGLLYAGIMVTSDGPKVVEFNVRFGDPEAQVVIPLLGNEFLDLLMDSASGEISPPYSSVDRSKHASCVVLASEGYPAEYEVGHKISGLDDDLNNDVVIFHAGTILDKEEYYTNGGRVLTISGIGSTLKGSLDVVYATVDRVSFQGVHYRTDIGQRGLKYQEAVAE, encoded by the coding sequence TTGAAGATTCTTGTAATAGGTTCCGGCGGGAGGGAACATGCGCTTGTTTGGAAGATCGCTCAAGACGATAGGGTAGAGAAAATATATTGCGCCCCCGGAAACCCCGGAATGAAAGACGTTGAACTCCTGGATATCAAGACTACCGATATTGAAAGTCTCATAACGGCTGTAAAGACTGAACATATTGATTTTACTGTTGTCGGGCCTGAACAACCGCTGGTTGACGGGATAGTCGATTCCTTTGAATCTGAGGGACTTAAGATATTCGGACCGAGTGCGGAGGCATCTCAATTGGAAGGGAGTAAGTATTTTGCAAAGAGGTTTATGGAACGATATTCTATCCCCACTTCGAATTACGCATATTTTGATAATGCTGAAGAAGCGCTCCAATATATAAATCAAGAGACAATCCCATGCGTAGTAAAAGCGAGCGGTCTTGCAGCTGGGAAAGGAGCGGTCATTTGTAATAAAATCGAAGAAGCAAAAGATTGTATTGATTCAATGATGATAAGAAAAGATTTTGGAAAATCCGGCGACATGGTCTTGATAGAGGAACTCATGATAGGCGAGGAAGCGTCGATTCTTGCCATCTCAGACGGTGAAAATTACGTTATTCTTCCGAGTTCTCAGGATCATAAGAGAGTTTATGACAACGATGAAGGCCCAAATACCGGCGGTATGGGAGCTTACTCGCCTGCTCCGGTAATATCAGAAGAGATGTTATCAGAGATTGAAAGTAAAATAATCGAACCGACCATACGGGGGATGGCGCAGGACGGCACTCCTTTCAAGGGTTTATTATATGCTGGAATTATGGTCACTTCTGACGGTCCGAAAGTTGTTGAATTCAACGTAAGGTTTGGCGACCCGGAAGCGCAGGTCGTGATACCCTTGTTAGGCAACGAATTTCTTGACCTGCTTATGGACTCCGCTTCCGGTGAAATTTCACCACCTTACTCATCGGTCGATAGATCCAAACACGCTTCATGCGTTGTTCTTGCTTCAGAGGGATATCCAGCTGAATATGAGGTGGGACATAAAATATCCGGGCTCGATGACGACCTGAACAACGACGTCGTGATATTTCATGCGGGCACTATTTTGGATAAAGAAGAGTATTACACGAATGGAGGTAGAGTACTTACAATTAGCGGTATAGGGAGCACACTTAAAGGTTCACTTGATGTTGTATACGCCACTGTCGACAGAGTTTCTTTTCAGGGTGTACATTACAGAACTGATATCGGTCAGCGAGGTCTGAAATATCAGGAAGCAGTCGCAGAATGA
- a CDS encoding sigma-54-dependent Fis family transcriptional regulator, whose product MKSLPETKIERLQKKYGLIGISEEIKDVVRTIEQVGPTDISVLIEGESGTGKELAARALHEESGRSSKPLVIVNAGAIPEGLIESELFGHEKGSFTGAYSDRKGYFEEADGGTIFLDEIGEMPLNTQVKLLRVLEQKEFQRVGSANTRTLNVRIIAATNRNLKELVSANEFRRDLYYRLKSISIIMPTLRKRVADIEILSQIFANERAQSLNITFGGFTDDAIQMLESHNWPGNVRELKNLMESLIVLEKGKVITGKVLKKHLYDQEETISTGSTNLPVHLEKDSATAEREMIIRTLFLLRNDISEMKDMLANRLMLQPRRGGLESEKTNYSDAFEESAVVVSNKEVGNVSMQDMEKELIISTLDKYRGNRRMSSESLGISERTLYRKIKEYDI is encoded by the coding sequence ATGAAAAGCCTTCCTGAAACTAAGATCGAGCGTCTTCAGAAGAAGTACGGACTGATAGGAATTTCAGAAGAAATCAAGGACGTTGTCAGAACCATAGAGCAGGTGGGACCGACAGATATATCTGTGCTGATAGAAGGAGAGTCAGGCACCGGGAAAGAATTAGCCGCGAGGGCATTACACGAGGAGAGTGGAAGATCTTCCAAACCGCTCGTTATCGTGAATGCAGGCGCCATTCCCGAAGGGCTGATTGAGAGTGAGCTCTTTGGTCACGAGAAAGGATCTTTTACAGGTGCTTATTCGGACCGGAAAGGATACTTTGAGGAAGCTGACGGCGGTACGATATTTCTCGATGAGATAGGTGAAATGCCGTTGAACACGCAGGTAAAATTATTGAGGGTTCTCGAACAAAAAGAGTTTCAGAGAGTCGGGAGCGCAAATACCCGGACTCTCAACGTTCGCATAATTGCGGCGACGAATAGAAATCTGAAGGAGCTGGTCAGTGCAAACGAATTTCGCAGAGACTTATATTATAGGCTCAAATCAATAAGCATCATCATGCCGACGCTTAGAAAGAGAGTTGCCGACATTGAGATTCTCTCCCAAATATTCGCAAACGAAAGAGCACAAAGCCTCAATATCACTTTCGGCGGTTTCACTGACGATGCGATTCAGATGCTTGAATCTCACAACTGGCCGGGGAATGTGCGCGAGCTGAAGAATCTTATGGAAAGTCTGATAGTTCTTGAAAAGGGGAAAGTAATCACCGGCAAGGTTCTTAAAAAACACCTGTACGATCAGGAAGAAACGATTTCAACCGGTTCGACAAATTTACCCGTTCATTTGGAGAAAGACAGCGCCACAGCGGAACGGGAGATGATAATCAGAACGTTATTTCTTTTAAGGAATGATATATCGGAAATGAAAGATATGCTCGCAAACCGTTTGATGCTTCAACCTCGCCGGGGAGGCTTGGAATCAGAAAAGACTAATTATTCGGACGCGTTTGAAGAATCTGCTGTTGTAGTGAGTAACAAAGAGGTTGGAAACGTATCGATGCAGGATATGGAGAAGGAACTGATTATATCCACTCTTGATAAATACAGAGGCAACAGGCGGATGTCTTCTGAATCTCTCGGCATAAGCGAACGCACATTATATAGGAAGATTAAAGAGTATGACATTTAA